CCATTTTTTAGGGAGGCTCAAGTATCTCCAAACCCAAAAGCTTTCAAGaaaatttattttgatttttactcCTTAGCCTGTTTTTGGGGAGACACAAGCATTCCCAACCTAAGAAAGCCttcatgtctttttttttcggtcTGAGAAAGCCTTCATGTCCTTAGATTGATTTTTCCCTACTCTTCCCTTTCTTAGTTCCTCTAGTATACTTATACTATTTCTTCTAATTTTGTAATAATATTCTCGCTAAATTTccaaatttctcaaatacaataccaCATGTAGTCATGGCCGGTTTTGAGGGAGGGCAAGCAGTGTGCCTGCACTAGGCCCAGGgacaattttattttgtttatttattaataattaaatttaatatattttttaaaaggtAAAACCACATgaatcttctttttctttaattttcagTCCTTGAAAATTGAATTGTTTCAAGAAAACTTTacacttttcatttttttcatcttcttctctcttaaATTCTTGATATTCTGTCTTCATTATGAAGAAGACCTATTGCGGAAATTGTGGAGTTCGACTGCCGATTGATGTTTTAAACCCTGAAAAATTTGTATacgggtttttttttcaaactagGCCTCCAATCCCTCAGAGTGCTTGTAGTATTTTCGCTCATTCATTAATCAAACTTTATCATATTGTCGAGATTTCCCACTATTTTGTTTTAGATTAAAAAATTCAAGCATCTCCGATTTTGTAATCTTAGATCCGCCACTGAGTAGGAGACCATGCCTCTTAAAAGATTATGTAATAATCAAAACAGCCATGTATGCAATGCTATGCAGTCCCATACCCCAACTCTAGGTGAGAATGTGAGATAACATGAATTAGTTTCAGATTCTAAGCCATAATCCCTCTTTTGCTAGTCCTCTTGCTTAAGTTCGATCACCAAAATCGTACAGCTCTATTAGCCCACCTGAAATTTGGTCCCTACTAATTAAGCTCAACTACACAAAAGGATATCCCCACCAATTTCAATCTGATTCCTTAGTCAAAGCCACCCCTCTTAATCCATGTACATGCTAATGAAACAATATGATTAATAACCAATAAAAGCCACCCCTCTCTCTCCCACTCCTTTTTATTTGTAAGAATAGATATAAGAAAACCcaatgaaaaagaagatgaaaagaaCCTAATATTTATAGGGTTGAGGCAAACATGTCAAACTTTAATTCAAGATAAGATTGAATTTGATGCTAACCCGATAGGAATTGAGGCATTGGTTCTCTCCACCTCATGCTACAAGTAACTGATTCTCCAAGTTTTGCCAATACATCGACACCTCCAGCTTCTAGGATAATTCTTATCTGAGTGGGTCTTTATTGGTTCTAATCCTCAAGTCTAGGTGGAGTGGAGCTTGTATAAAGGATCAGAACAGGAGAGGAGAAGAGGAGAATGACGGTAGGAGAGAGTAAGAGAATGAATTGAGACTGATGAAACGAACGACCGGGAAATTTCCAAACGAATAATTTCAACGAAATCTTTcaatttcttattttaatcAAACAATGGTATAGCTTTGTTGGTCCAGGCTTTCCTTTAATCTGGGCTTGGGTCTAAAAGCACACACAATTGGGCTGGTCATtaaaaagaattaaaaaaatgtaaagCTACTTGCAAAAATATATACAGCACGTTTTGgtgatgtacatatatattatcataCCACAaagcaattatatatatatatatatataaacacacTTGTACTCATATATAAGTTAATATTCaagtaaaataataatattcaatattttttttattttaataaaattatagGTCGTCACACATATAATCGATTGAATATTATTACATAATGTATGAAACACTGCGACACTTGTATCGTAGAGTTAGCATCGGTTCTAGAACTTAATGTGGTTTAACAAACATGCACTTTAGCGATTTCCTTTCCCAGAGTGCAGGAGGACTTTGTAAAAAGAACGTATGCAACTATGAACTTTGTAATAGTTTCAGTATTTTGCTTCTAAACCACAAAGATGTGACATATTCTCAGTTGCGGCATATCCTTCTCATATGAAGTGCACGTTTGTTAGTTGCATGGTAAAACACAAACAATTCTTTGAAGATCGTGAATAAGTTTATGCTGCCAAATCCACAGAAAGACtacgaagaaaaaaaataaatgataaaataCTGGTTACTCCTCATAGTTTTACAAACTCGACAGTTTACTtgttcaagtttcaatttcaactgatcactccttatacttttcaaattcgagCAATTTGGTCATTCCGTCatctttccatccaatttggGTATTAAGTCCATCCAATTTATGTTTACCCAAAAAACAACTTAACActcaaattggatggaaagatGAGGGAATTATCAGATTGCTCAAATTTGGAAAATATAAGGAGTGATCAGtcgaaattgaaatttgaagaAATAAGCTGTCGAGTTACTAAAAATTGGAGGAGTGACCAGTATTttgttcaaaaataaaatacctCTGGGTAGCATTGCTAATATAGTTTGGTTTGGCGCGTGCTTGGAGAAGACAGATCATCCTCATTGATCAATGCTTACGTTAGATTGCTGCAATTTTCAATGAGGATGGCTAAAGGATGGCAATGATAACCCTATCAAAGAGAGATGAGTTGAACAATAATTGCAGAATTTTTGAGCTGCAGAGTCGTAAGACGTACTACAGATGCTCTTGGTTCGCAGCACATTTGAGACTTAGGAGAGAGTCCAGAGACCCTGAGCTCAGCGTGATAGGGGTGGCATTCGgtttaaacggttcggttttggggtCAAATCGTAAACCAAACTGAAATTCaatttcggttcggttcggttcggtttactATTCGGTTTTTTAATAATGCAAactgaaaaccgaaccgaacggttcggttcggttcggttttttttttttttgaaattttttttttttgaaatttttttttaaaaaaaaaaaaattctagtttcaaaatattgtcgatcaacaccaatagatgtgatcaacatatatatttagggaccatgtaaaaatttcatccattttgaacatagtttgatcgtctatactaacgattaaccaaaaaagatgcgttttcacataataaaaccatattgaccgggactttgccaaatgagtttccttgtttcgaccacgcacgatcgatgacaaaaattatgtgacttcaaatatgtaaataacttttctcatttgcatattggtaatgggtcctcccttagggtatattagtgttgtttttggtttaccggaaattccgacggtcaaacgaggtccgaattagatgaaattttaaaatggtcactaaatatatatactgatcacatcggatggtgtcgatcaattccgataagtttctttcatatagtcgtttcataatgtgatagttttattataaccataatataaaaggttatggtacattagtggacacttcggcgatcgacaactccagtttgaaatatggtcgatcaacaccagtagatgtgatcggtatatatatttagggaacccgtaaaaatttcgtccgttttgaacatggtttgaccgtccgtaccaacggtcaaccaaaaaaacatgcgttttcacataataaaaaccccattgaccgggactttgccaaatgagtttccttatttcgaccacgcacgatcgatgataaaaattatgtgacttcaaatatgtaaacaacttttctcattcgcatcttggtaatgggtcctcccttagggtatattagtgttgttttcggtttaccggaaattccgacggtcaaacaaggtccaaattggatgaaattttaaaatggtcactaaatatatatactgatcacatcggatggtgtcgatcaattccgataagtttcattcatatagtcgcttcataatgtgatagttttattataaccctACTATAAAGGTTATGGTACATTAGTAAACACTTCAGCGATcaacaactccagtttgaaaaatggtcgatcgacaccagtagatgtgatcggtatatatatttagggaacccgtaaaaatttcatccgttttgaacatggtttgaccgtccgtaccaacggtcaaccaaaaaaacctgtgttttcacataataaaacccccattgaccgggactttgccaaatgagtttccttgtttcgaccacgcacgatcgatgacaaaaattatgtgacttcaaatatgtaaacaacttttctcattcgcatcttggtaatgggtcatctcttagggtatattagtgttttcagtttaccgaaaattccgacagttaaacgaggtccgaattggatgaaatttttacaaggtgactatatatacatatcaatcatatcgactggtgtcgatcgatcttgagaagtttccttcatatagttgcttcatattgaggcggatttaataattacacatccgcttgtatatatatgtgtgtgtttgttttagcaaacttatttgaaacatacatatatgagcatacatataaacatagatgattatatatacatatataacactacaaaagagaaacatataatataaacctaaaatcacattaatcaaaataaatattcagtaagataaacgtaaaacgacattattttataaataattcggtttttcggttcggttcggtttcttatgTGCCCAAACTGAAACCAAACCGATTAATTCGATTCGATTCGGTTTTTCGtgtgttcggttcggtttgtgttcggttcgatttttttcggtttcggtccgattttttcggttcggttttcggtttttcggtcttAAGTGCCACCCCTACAGCGTGATATATCTAAAACAGAAGCAACTTTCACTAAAGTGAGTTCAATCGATGACATATATATGCCCTTTATGATCAAGACTCATGACTCACGACTCACGAGACTGCAGTTACACTATGATCTGAAATGACATAACTTCATGGTACTTGAGTGTTTAATTAGGCATGCCAATGGAAGTGAAGCACTGAACGTACACTTGGTACGTGCCACATGTTTGTTACATTTGAGAATTTCTGGTAGTAATCAACCAGATCTATAGATAAAGGGGAGCTTCCTAAATACCCACAATTTATTCAAATCTCTCTACAAAATTATTTCTTCCATAAACATGTAAGTACGTCTAAAGATAAGGAAGCTCTCAAGACATACATAAACATGCATCTACATAGCTGGCCTACAGTTTCTACTGAGCATGTTCGTATCTGTCACTTCAATATCTGTATCTATATTCATCAAAGGAAAGATGATGATCAACCACGTAATCATACACATACCTAGCCAGAACACTCAAAGTTGACGGTCATAAAGGAACAGTAATACAATACTTAATACTGTACAACTCAGTTGCAGAACCATCCTCTTTCGTGATGAACAGTGCGCCAAGTGAACTCCGAACTAGAGGCATTCATCTTCGATAGCTCCTAAAAACAACCAGAAGTTACAAAATAATGTAAATAGACTGATTAGCAATAATACCACCCAACAAGATGGTGTTCTGTATAAAGCACATATCAACAGCACACAAGGCAGCCCGAACCAATTTACAATGTAAACATTACCAACAAGGCACCATTAAAGGAAACCGGCTACTTATGACTTACGAAGCACCCTATTAGGTTCTTATATGCACAGATATGAGTTCCTTACTCTCATGTTTCAATCAAACAAATTAGTAATGCTCTAATATCCTCAAAATGTATTTTTGATGGTCAAGGATTATTTTTCTTGATAGCCATACCAGAAAACtaactctattttttttttttgaattattaattcTGTGCGGAAAACCAAATGCTACAGCTGATTGTGCCTTTCTGTTCACAGATTGATACCAAATCATATTCAAAGAGTACTAATTACTCACCATCTTTGCTTGAACTCTGTTCCATGTCAATTCGTTCTTGCCATGACTGCTTCATTTCAGATGATCCAGACTCCAAAACAGGATTGCCTTTTGAAGAGGAGAATGACTGTGGCACTGAAAATGAAGTTGTACTGGTTGTCTGCTTCTTAGACATTGAAGAATCAGCTGTAGAGCTCATGTGTTCATTTGTTCTCGATGTTGCTTCATTAGGATGACTGTTATGCTCGGTATCTGGTAGTGGCCGTTTTTGTGTAATTCTGGACCTCTTGTTTAAATGACTTCCCCGAGAATTGTGACATGAAGGTACCTTCTGATCATTAGATGAATAAGTAGCACAAGGAGCGTTGTTCCTTAAGATCACCTTTGGGGTTGGCAAGTTTTCACAGTTATCGACAACAATTTCATTTGTACCACTCATGTTTGCCTCCTTTGCAGCTGCTTCCAATTCCCACATCTTGAATATGGCTTCAGTCAAATATTCTCTAGCCTGATCTATCTCGATGATAGGTCTTGGATAGTTGAATCCTAGCTCTATTCCTGAAACTCTAAGCACATTATCGGGTGCGTCCCAAGGATGATGGATCCACTCAGTTGGCAGACGTGCTAACTCAGGCAGCCAATGCCTTACATATTCACCCTCTGGATCAAATTTTGAGCCTTGGACCTGAATATATGCAAATGACGAAGTGCCATTAGTGAACTCTATGACCAACATTCATGATCTCTTGTCCATTTAGTGAATAAGATTGGAGTCATATTCTCCTGGTAATATCTAAAAGTAAAACTCATTGTAAGATATTGTTTTCACATTTGTAACTCAGCCAACCCAAAGCAATAAGAAATAAACAATTTTAAACATGAGCCTATATCAAAAACCATACTAACTTCTAGTCTGTATCACACTTGTAAGTTACATGCTTCTTGTCAACTGCTGCCGCGTATATGGTTCTACGTTCTAACTAGAATAACTGATGCAAAGGTAAGACTATAAACTGATCATTCAATGGAACTATAAGACTCCTTTACAGATCACAACtcttttattaaatttcaggTATTTATGTAGCTCAACCTAAGATTAGATTTTGCTACTTTTCTGAAATAAATGTACCAAGTACTTACCTCCGGACTATCCAAACGCTCAAGCTCATGGCCATCTGGTAAACTCCCTGAGATATACTGCCAACCAAGGATATCACTTTCCATGTCAGCATCCATAAGCGTGTCCCAGAAATACTTCATTCCCCATTTCCAAGGAATTAGTAAAACTTTCACAGCAAAACTCGAAACAATCACTCTTATTCTGTTGTGTATCCACCCAGTTGCCCAAAGTTCTCTCATCCCTGCATCAACTAAAGGGTAGCCCGTCCGACCTTGTCTCCAAGCCTTAAAACGTTCCTGGTCGGCTTTCCATGGAAAGAATCTCAAGTGGCTCAGCagtaatttctcatgagtgaATGGAAAGTTAAAACAAAGATAGCGAGAGTATTCTCTAAGCCCAATGGCCCGGAGAAAAAAGGTCACACTCTCTTCACCTAGAATGTTCCCTTCTCTTGCAAACAGTATCTGCTTCATTCGAGCCAACTGGAAAACTTTCCTCACACTCACTTCTCCGAAGTGAAGATATGGGGACAATAGTGATGTTGAGTTTCCCCCAAGCTTCGTCCTGTTCTTTGCATAGTCTAGCAGGTGCCCGTCGAAGAACTCAGTTAAAGCCTTATCAGCTTGGCTCCAACCTGGAGTCCATGCTCTTCCTAAGAGGGCATTGCTAGATTTTTCTGTTTCATTTTCAAGACCCAATTCTTCGATTGAACATTTCTTTACCGTTCCTGGAAATAACAAATGAAAGATGTTCATCTTCACTATATCTTTGCCTCCAAACAAGTAAGAAAATGTCAGGAACTAGAAGAGTACCTGTTGCCTGCAATAATTTCCACGGAGGAAGAAATGTCACAAGCTCTCTTTCCATTTCTAAGCACTTGTCCCAGTATTCTCTAAAGGTCGTAAATGTTTGTCCTTTTGCATCATATATTTCCCATGGCTCGTGCAACAAATCTGCATTATAGCTTTGCACAGAAATTCCTAGTTCTAGCAGCTTTCCTTTGATGTTGTGATCACACACGAGTGAAACAGGATCTGAGATAAAAGAGTAAATTCAAAACATGTAACTCTGCAAGAACCACCAACAATTCTGGCATGTTAACAAATTACACTACATGCTTAGACCTGAATCACCTGATCTCCACTAAATGAAAAGGTTTTTATTCTAATTACTGACATGAGCCTTTAGATTATGTCCCCTCTCTTGATTTACATGCGTGAACCATTCTACAGACTAAAAGATAAATTTGCATTATTCAGAATAGAGAAATATAGGCTGAGAATGATGAATTGAGTTGGTAGTACGTGTTATATCACCCTAAACCTTTCACCACAGAAACAACTCTGGAGGGAAGTTACATATCTAACATGACTACAATCATCTTGCACTAGCCAAACTAATTGCAACAACTATAGACATCTAACAAAGGGATTGAAATTCCTATATGACACATACAGGGGAACGAAGCGATACAGATAGATACAGAGAGAGAATCAGCAGATAAAACAtcgaattgaatgaaaaaaaattactgaaGCAGTGAAACTAAGGAGAGGAGAGGCTTTGAAACATACCATAGAGATGGTTGAACACTACTTTTGTGGCTCCAATAGCTTGGATGCATTCCAAGATAGCAGAGAGAGTACTGTTGGTTTTGATCAGCACAAGTTCAGCCCCAAGAGACTTCAAGGACTGGTCCAGGTGAGCAAGGGACTGCTTCAGCCACCACCGCGAAACTCGACCCGGGTAAAACTGTCCTTCATCTTTCGGGCACCATATGTATACAGGAAAGACAGCACCATCCCTAGCAGCAGCAGCTAAGGCAGGATTGTCCTCAATCCTCAGGTCCCTTCTAAACCAAACTATGGTCTTATTGCAGCCAGCCATCCTATAGCTCACTATCTTCAAGATCAAATATCAGCATCAAAAACCCTCCGAAATCCGACTCATGGTGCTAAATAGAAGAAACCGAGAAGGAAAATCATAATCATTTGGCAAATGAACTGCAGATTCTCCCCTGAAATGTGAAGACTTATAGAACCTCAACAAAACGCCAGCCAATCAAGCACTGCCACAGATATACTTGATGGCTCCAAACTATCTCTACACCGACTGAGCGCTACCCACATATTTCCCAGAACTGAAGAAAGTTGAAAACCCACCACTAAAGAAATcaacttaaaaaaattgattcaAATGCTTGGACTGGACAAGATATATATTCAACCAATCACCAATACATGCTAGACAAGTTTTCAATGACTTTTACAAAAGAAAGCAACCCAAAATGGCAAAGATCTAACTAGCTTCAAAGATCAGTTGATCAATAGGTAGTCCTTAACTACACAATACAATCATCACAATATCAGATTTCTTGTGACTAAAATCACAATAAATCTGAATCTGACCCCCTATTACTTAATGATACACAAATAAACAATGATATCCATAAACATGTAGAATATCCTAGCAAAGCCAATACTTCACAGAGAAGAAGCAACCATACTTGAGAAGTCAAAAGCTTAAACAATTCCCAACTCAGTTACTAGTTCTTTACGCAGAAGGATCTTAAATACCCCAAAATAATGCTTCTGCCAAATCTCAAATAGTCCAGAAAAGAGTAAATAAAAGCTTATCAATTCTGGGAATTTACAGCGAGGTCATAAATGATAAACAAAGTGAATGTGAATGTGATTCAGAGAAATGACTTTTTTAGTGAGTGCTTGATCATACCATTCCAGTAAACTTCACGTGGAGGGAGATGGCGATAGTGATAGTGGTGGTGGGCATTTTTCTTTGTCTTCTTTACTTTGTGAACCCCACTGTTCATAGAAATAATTAAGCCTCCCATTCAAAGCTTTTAACATCATCCCACATTCAAATCCAAAAGACTCTGTTAACCTTATTCTTTCAGAAATAGTTCAAGCAGCCTTACAATTAGGCCTTCATTTCCCGCATCTTAAATTGATTGTGTTTCAAAATCCAGAAAGCCTTTAGCTTTCATTCCAACCTTGCCAtatctttgttggttttgtttcTAAATTCAGAAAGGCTCTGACTTTAGACTTTGTTTAGCTTCTTCGAATCTGGTTTTGTAAAATGTGAGCCTCCCAAGTCATATCATGGGTTGAGGGAGGGGAAGAACAGCATAACCTGTCCATCAAGTTTGGTTATGTTTTGTCCCCATTGAATGTGGACCAAGCTAATTACTGGATTGTAGAGCGTAGAAATCTTGCCGACTTGGATATAATAATGCTAGCTGTTGAACCAAATTATTATTTGTCTTGACTATTGCGTATCATGTACTATATATAATATGGCCTTGAATCCAAATCTGTGATCCGGTATGATCAACCTCACCTAATTTGATTTTGGAGGCTACATTCTAACATAACCCTTTTCATCAAATTCCAACAGACACTTTTCACAATTTGATGAGATATAAGCTTCCTGTTTGTCGGTATCAATTTCGTGGCAAACTAATATTCAATGAACTATGGTTTGGAAAATGGAGAGtgaaaatcaatagaaaattACTTGGTAGTACTAGACAacatttgaattaattaaaaatttacttttcatattttttataCAAATTAGGATATAAgtctaaaaacaaaaaaattagtagACCAAAACTGATTAAGTACTTAGTACAAAAATGTTCAAAATACCATTATTTTAGCGAAAATCACCAAGGTGTCATTTCTAGATCTAACAagtttctctctcctcattttttagttttttctaataaatttaattttttcagCTAAACCACGGGCAATTTAgaggtgagccaatatataaaattgTTACTTACGTCATGAGTTTTCAATTAAGTACTATATTGcatatttttttagaaatttagaaatttcaaattttcctcacaaaaaaaaaccacagtagcagttaggatctcagtcgacagtagcaactAGATTCATAGTTTATAGTAGCAGCTAGATTCACAGCCGACAGTAACACTTTTTAAGTCGGAAGTAGCAATTAGTTTCATACTCAATATGTGCAGTTAGTTTCATAATCGACAATATCAGCTAGTTTCTCAGTCGACAGTAACATGTAGCTTCTTAGTTGATAGTAGCATGTACACATGTATAAATGATATGTGGTAGTGAGAATGAATTTTAAATTCTCTTAAATATGATGGCTAAAGAgaggtaaaaaagtaaaaaaaaatcatgacaTGTGGCAGCTTGCCATTATGTTATccttatttgtaacttttaatCTAGCAAATTAGAAAGTGAGTTTTATATAAACTAAATTGTTATCTAATACTTATTAGTAATTTGTTAGAAGGCAAAATGATCCAAAATGTATCTCACTTTTTCctcattctaacttttagtgTCCCAATTTTTTGAAATATCATAATGGTGACTAATGTTTTAACCTAAACCTAACAATAGTATCTCGAGTTGTAAGCTCCGTTACGGAGAATGACAATTGACATATTTTGACTTGCAAATGACTTATTTATCCTATTTATTTCCCACCAAACTtctttatataaaaaataaatagaaaattacttagtttaaatgtgatttaatatcattaactaaaaactcatttttcatattttttatataaattagtaCATAAGCTTAAGCCCAAAgaataagtaaaacaaaactgattaaataattaatgcaaaaatatccaaatacccttattttcgtgaaaattaccaaatatcACTCATAGATTTAACAAATTTCTCTccttattttttagttttttccgtcaaatttaaatttttcgaCTAAACCACCGGTAATTTGgaggtgagccaatatataaagttgttccttatgtcataggcatttatttaagtaccatattgcatatatttcgagaaattttaaaatttcaaattttctcatcaaaaaccacagtagcagctagacttatagtcgacagtagcatgtacattccaagtcgacagtagcatgtacattccaagtcgacaatagaatgtaccttccaagtcgacagtagcgggtgtcttccaagtcgacagtagcagctattttttaactcgacagtagcatatagtttttatagtcgacaatagcagttagtttccataatcgacagtagcagataaCCTCTTTATTGATAGTAGCAAATACTATGAGTCAAAAagggataaaaaaaataaatattttatgacatgtggcaaCTTACCATCATTTGGTCCTTATTTCTAAAATTTGTCATTCTTTGCCttatcaaattaagtagtaAGTTATTTGTAAATAAATTGTTATCTGATACTTTTTGAGTAGtttgttaaaaaataaaaaataaaaaatccaaTTAGAATGCGAAAGAACATTTTCTAAAAATGAATCAACCATGAATTTTATCCGCTATGTGACAAGAAAAATCTAAGCCGACGGAGTTGAAGTTTAGCTCCAATGGATTTTCCAGCAAAGA
This is a stretch of genomic DNA from Argentina anserina chromosome 4, drPotAnse1.1, whole genome shotgun sequence. It encodes these proteins:
- the LOC126790573 gene encoding cryptochrome-1, with product MAGCNKTIVWFRRDLRIEDNPALAAAARDGAVFPVYIWCPKDEGQFYPGRVSRWWLKQSLAHLDQSLKSLGAELVLIKTNSTLSAILECIQAIGATKVVFNHLYDPVSLVCDHNIKGKLLELGISVQSYNADLLHEPWEIYDAKGQTFTTFREYWDKCLEMERELVTFLPPWKLLQATGTVKKCSIEELGLENETEKSSNALLGRAWTPGWSQADKALTEFFDGHLLDYAKNRTKLGGNSTSLLSPYLHFGEVSVRKVFQLARMKQILFAREGNILGEESVTFFLRAIGLREYSRYLCFNFPFTHEKLLLSHLRFFPWKADQERFKAWRQGRTGYPLVDAGMRELWATGWIHNRIRVIVSSFAVKVLLIPWKWGMKYFWDTLMDADMESDILGWQYISGSLPDGHELERLDSPEVQGSKFDPEGEYVRHWLPELARLPTEWIHHPWDAPDNVLRVSGIELGFNYPRPIIEIDQAREYLTEAIFKMWELEAAAKEANMSGTNEIVVDNCENLPTPKVILRNNAPCATYSSNDQKVPSCHNSRGSHLNKRSRITQKRPLPDTEHNSHPNEATSRTNEHMSSTADSSMSKKQTTSTTSFSVPQSFSSSKGNPVLESGSSEMKQSWQERIDMEQSSSKDGAIEDECL